In Musa acuminata AAA Group cultivar baxijiao chromosome BXJ3-9, Cavendish_Baxijiao_AAA, whole genome shotgun sequence, a single genomic region encodes these proteins:
- the LOC135649231 gene encoding cleavage stimulation factor subunit 77-like isoform X3: MAINNDEVTKQIFSRCLLNCLQISLWRCYISFIKKVNEKKGLEGVEETKKAFDFMLNYVGYDIASGPVWLEYIAFLKSLPAKTTQEESHHMTSVRKAYQRAIVTPTHNVEQLWKDYENFENSVSRTLAKGLLSEYQPKFNSAKAVYRERKKYVDEIDWNMLAVPPTGSYKEEQQCMAWKRLLIFEKGNPQRIDTASANRRITFTYEQSLMYLYHYPDLWYDYATWHANSGSVDSAIKIFQRALKAVPDSELLKYAYAEIEESRGAMQPAKKIYESLLASSSNSMSLAHIQFIRFLRRTEGVEAARKYFLDARKSPSCTYHVFVAYATMVFCVDKDPKAAHNIFEAGLKKFMNEPGYILEYADFLCRLNDDRNVRALFERALSSLPPEKSVEIWIRFCQFEQTYGDLTSMLKVEQRKKEALTRSVEEGSTVLENTLYDVISRYSFMDLWPCSPKDLDHLARQEWLVKNINRRVDKSNLLHGANITEKGSVGLTTNSKVLPPSAKVVYPDTARMVIYDPRQTLGSEAASTSASGSSLVGSGLKSFDDILKVISPTLMAFITNMPAVEGPSPDIDVVLSILLQSSIPTGQTGKPATSLQQMPGGPGPTTSDHSGSIKTRMNNGPPHRLPRDGHSGKRKDLDRQEDDESTTVQSRPLPRDVFRLRQMHRSRGRSTSQTGSAASGGSAFSGDQSVSTD; the protein is encoded by the exons ATGGCCATCAACAATGATGAAGTTACAAAACAAATTTTCAGTCGGTGTTTATTGAATTGTCTTCAAATATCTCTTTG GCGGTGTTACATTAGCTTTATAAAGAAAGTAAATGAGAAGAAGGGACTTGAGGGTGTAGAGGAAACCAAGAAAGCTTTTGATTTCATGCTTAACTATGTTG GATACGATATTGCTTCTGGACCTGTATGGTTGGAGTACATTGCTTTCTTGAAGTCATTGCCA GCTAAGACAactcaagaagaatcacatcacatGACTTCTGTAAGGAAAGCCTACCAAAGAGCAATTGTAACTCCAACTCATAATGTAGAACAGCTCTGGAAAGACTATGAAAACTTTGAGAACTCTGTTAGTCGCACGTTG GCAAAAGGGCTTTTATCTGAATATCAACCAAAGTTTAATAGTGCCAAGGCTGTATACAGAGAGCGgaaaaagtatgttgatgaaattgaCTGGAATATGCTTGCTGTGCCTCCAACCGGCTCTTACAAG GAAGAGCAACAATGCATGGCTTGGAAAAGACTtctgatttttgagaa AGGGAACCCACAAAGGATCGACACTGCATCTGCCAATAGACGGATTACCTTCACGTATGAGCAG AGTCTCATGTATCTCTATCATTATCCTGATCTGTGGTATGATTATGCTACATGGCATGCAAATAGTGGTTCTGTGGATTCTGCAATTAAAATTTTTCAGCGGGCTTTGAAGGCTGTTCCTG ATTCTGAGTTACTGAAATATGCATATGCGGAAATAGAAGAATCTCGGGGTGCAATGCAG CCTGCCAAGAAAATATATGAGAGTCTTCTTGCTAGCAGTTCTAATTCAATGTCTCTAGCTCACATTCAG TTTATTCGATTCTTAAGGAGAACCGAAGGTGTTGAAGCAGCTCGGAAGTACTTCTTGGATGCTAGAAAATCACCAAGCTGTACATATCATGTCTTTGTTGCTTATGCTACGATGGTCTTTTGTGTCGACAAGGACCCAAAG GCTGCACACAACATCTTTGAAGCTGGATTAAAGAAATTCATGAATGAACCTGGTTACATTCTTGA ATATGCGGATTTTTTATGTCGTTTAAATGATGATAGAAATGTACGTGCTCTATTTGAGCGGGCTTTGAGTTCACTTCCTCCAGAGAAGTCTGTGGAG ATATGGATACGATTTTGTCAATTTGAGCAAACATATGGAGATCTGACCAGCATGTTGAAG GTTGAACAAAGAAAGAAGGAGGCTTTAACTAGATCAGTTGAGGAAGGTTCCACAGTATTGGAGAATACTTTATATGATGTCATCTCACGTTATAGCTTCATGGATCTTTGGCCATGTTCGCCAAAAGATCTGGATCATTTGGCAAGACAGGAG TGGCTTGTAAAAAACATCAACAGAAGGGTTGACAAGTCAAATCTACTACATGGAGCTAATATCACCG AGAAAGGTTCTGTTGGATTAACAACAAATTCCAAGGTTTTGCCGCCTTCTGCAAAGGTTGTTTATCCGGATACTGCTAGAATGGTTATATATGATCCAAGGCAAACTTTAG GATCTGAAGCTGCTTCCACATCTGCATCTGGTTCAAGTCTCGTCGGTAGTGGTCTAAAATCATTTGATGACATCCTGAAAGTAATTTCACCGACCTTAATGGCTTTCATCACAAACATGCCTGCTGTTGAAG GACCATCTCCAGATATAGATGTGGTTTTATCTATTTTGCTACAGAGCTCTATACCAACAGGACAGACTGGAAAACCAGCCACTTCTCTTCAGCAAATGCCTGGTGGTCCAGGACCTACCACAAGTGACCATTCGGGCTCTATCAAGACACGAATGAACAATGGACCACCTCACAGGCTTCCTAGAGATGGACATTCAggcaaaagaaaagatcttgaca